The genomic stretch GTATTGCTGCGCGATGCGCCAGAGCGTGTCGCCGGACTGGACCACGTGGACGCCGGCTCGCGGCGCCGGAGCGTGCTTGCGGGGGGCCAGGTCCATCCGGACCGCGGCCTGCACCGCGACGGCCGAGCCGAGGGGCACCTTCAGCTC from Candidatus Methylomirabilota bacterium encodes the following:
- a CDS encoding LysM domain-containing protein; translation: ELKVPLGSAVAVQAAVRMDLAPRKHAPAPRAGVHVVQSGDTLWRIAQQYGVSATELVKWNGLEKPDRIFPGERLRITA